GCGCCGTCCTGCCGCACCGGCGCGGTCGCGCCCGGCGACCCGGCGTGGGTGTCGTCCTGGCCGAGCGAGGTCGGCGTGCCGTCGGCGCCCGGGCCGGTCGCCGCGCCGGTGCGCGCGCGGTCGTCGCCGGCCTGGGCCAGCGGCTGCGGCGCGCGATCGCCGTAGGCCGCGATCGGCGCGCGGGTGATCGCCTCGGGCGAGCGGGCCGTGCGCGCGCCGGGCGTGCGCGGGGTCAGGTAGCCCTGATCCGACGTCCACACCCGGGCCCGCAGCGCGGCGTCGTCGGCGCGGTCGCGACGGTCGGCCCAGGTGTCGGTGCCGCCCTCGGCCCCCCCGCCGCGATCGGCGGCGCGGGCGCCCGGCAGGTCGGCGCTCGACGGTCGCGGCGCGCGGCCGTGGCCCGCGGCGTCGTCGCCGGTGCCGAGGATCACGTCGAGCGGGATCGCCGGCGGGGTCACCGTGACCACGCCGATGCCGCTCATCCCCGACGGGGTCAGCGCCGGCGCGGCCGGCACCTCGGGCGACGCCGACGCCAGCACTGGCGTCAGGGGCAGCCGCCCGGCCGGCACGATCACGTGGTCGAGCACCCGCACCAGCCCGGCGTTGGCCAGCGCCGCGACCGCGAGCGCCTCCCAGACGCGGCTCGGTCGACGGGGCGCGGCCATTCCTCAGTATGCACCACCCGGTCGGCGCCGCCCGCGGCGTGTGATCGCGCCGACAGCCCGCCGGCCCCGGTCCGCGCCCGGATCGGCGTAGGCTGGCGCCGTGATCGATCTCAGCTTCGCGACGCCTGGACGCCTCACCACCACCGGCCTCACGCACCTGGTCCTCGTGGCCCCGGCCGCGCGCCTGGCCAAGCTGCCGCCCAAGCTGCTCGATCGCAAACGCACCGACCTGGTGCGCGCGCTGGCCGCCCAGACCCGGCCCGGCGCCCGCGGCGCGCACGGCGCGACCCTGGCCGACCAGCCGACCTGGCTCCACCTCGCGGTGCTGCCCGACAAGGTGTCGCGCTACAACGCGCCGTCCCGCGCCGACAGCATCCGCTTCGTGCTCGAGCAGATCAGCTGGGGCGCCAAGGGCAAGGCGCTGGTGGTGCTGCTCCTCGACGACGCCGCCCACCTCCTGCCCGCGGCCAACGCGGTCGCGCGCGCCGTGCCCGGCTACTCGGCCCGCGGCGACGCGTCGCGGGTGAAGATCCAGATCGCCGCGTTCGGGCCCGACGGCGCGGCGCTGACCGCCGACCCGCGCACGCGCGCCACCGTGCGCTGCGCCCGCGACGCCGCGGTGCTGGTCGACACGCCGCCGTCGGAGCTCCACCCGACCGCGCTGGCCGCGCGCGCCCGCGCCGACCT
This is a stretch of genomic DNA from Myxococcales bacterium. It encodes these proteins:
- a CDS encoding TonB family protein, coding for MAAPRRPSRVWEALAVAALANAGLVRVLDHVIVPAGRLPLTPVLASASPEVPAAPALTPSGMSGIGVVTVTPPAIPLDVILGTGDDAAGHGRAPRPSSADLPGARAADRGGGAEGGTDTWADRRDRADDAALRARVWTSDQGYLTPRTPGARTARSPEAITRAPIAAYGDRAPQPLAQAGDDRARTGAATGPGADGTPTSLGQDDTHAGSPGATAPVRQDGAAARVREAAYVDRGERAVDVAARGPSADDRAVAASSDQRRPDPYDLTPPRAGGGPDGEGVRGLAAPGVAPDGWGPGTAASRAEAPAGDDGAPTYASRRDPYFLELFRRLDRRVEYPHELALSMTSGRVVASLVLLADGSFAEIGLHATSGHGAFDREVTDALKAVARLGPVPSALLGGRAALRVRIPYTFKSPMIQ